The Anolis sagrei isolate rAnoSag1 chromosome 6, rAnoSag1.mat, whole genome shotgun sequence genome includes the window gctataaatcccagtaattacaactcccaaatgtcatggtctattttccccaaactccatctgtgttcatatttgagcaaatggaatattcgtgccaagtttggtccagatccatcattgtttgagtccacagtgctctctggatgtaggtgaactacaactcccaaactcacggtcaatgcccactaaacccttctagtgtttctgttggtcaatGGAGtcctggttcaattccatcattggtggagttcagaatgctctttgattgtaggtgaactataaatcccagtgactacaactcccaaatgacaaaatcaatttttttgagtgatagtcactccttgggttagtaaatgtcttgtggccaaatttggcggcaatttgtccaattgtttttgagttatgttaatcccgcaaacaaacattacatttttatttatatagattaaagacTCCTCCACACACTTGCAGTTCAGTATCCTTGTCCATTGTTTTCTTTGCATTGTTGAGTAGGGCCCAACTGCACCACTTACCCTGTGTCAAGAGGAAGTAGGGCATGAGGGACCTTTTTAGAGATGGCTGCCGAAATTGGAGTCTGTCCGGAATCTCACCTAGCAGCAGTTCTACCACAATCAGCAGCTTATGGACCTAGAACAGaggcaaaaaataaatatattttgccaCAATGCAGCCCACTGTTGTAGAGCAGTGTGTGAATGGCAGATTCTAGCTCCCTTCTAGCGTGAGCTCATAGCGCCACCTGGAGGACAAAACTCCTACTCACTGTCTGTTTGAAGCCAACAGCTGTGTGCTGTGGTGCTTTCCGTAGGGCGTTTGTCATGGTCCTCCGGGCTTCGGAATATTCCAGCTGGATGGCCTTGATGCGCCCTGGAAGGGAAGAAAAACTCAGTaccaggaaggagagaaatggtGGTAATAATCCAAGGCTGTCTGGTGAGTTCTGCCCAAAAGGtggtggcaataataataacaacactttatttgtatcccaccctatctcccaatGGGGACACAGGGCGGCCTCCAACATGGTAACAGGTAAACATTGAATGCTTATATAAACAAAAAGCTATCAAAATGTAAAAAAGACAGTACTAAACATTGTacagtaagttaaaataaacagttgcatcaAATAATGATAATTAAAGGAAAATTTAAAAACCAGCCAAGGTAAAGTGTTATATCAGTTCCCTTTCCTATTCCACTTAATCTGTGTTATGAGCTTTATTCCTCCTTCTCATTATATATTTGAAAGCATAAGAAtgtttcaagttgtttcttaAATGAGAGTACGCAGGGGGGCAATTTGCTCttcttggggagggcattccaaagtggTTCCTGCACTCCAATGCTAAAATTGTAATCTGGAGGGTGGAGACAAAAGAGGTTCCTCAAGAAGAGGGTGTTGAGCAAGTGAGTAGCACCCAAGCTGGTCCTGTCAATCCCTACTCCCTATGTGGCTTTTCTGAATGAAACACAGTGTGTTTGTGGGTTGGGACATTTggagggataccaagatgcttgtttataaagctattgtccttccaactctattgtacacctgcaaaacatggagcATCTACAAATGTtgctctcaacttctggaaagattcctttgaaaaatcctgcctatctcttgggtagacaagcagacaaatgccagTGTTTTGGAAGAACcagagaccaccagcactgaagcaatgattctTATCATTAACTTTGTTGGACTGGGCAcactgtccaaatgcccgatcattatctcccaaagcagttacgtTACTATTATCTccggaatggaaaatggaatatccgtggacaaaaaaataaataaattaaaactggGCTTAAAACTAGCCTTAAACTTTTTGATGTAAACACTGAGAATAAGAAACCTTGGCTGTTACCACCAGTGCtatagattttgaagaggcatgaaaagaggcgaaagggagaaaagtgccaagatgAAGGAAAACCTTGTCCTCAGTGTAAAAGACCACGTGAATCCAGGATAGGTCTCCACAGTCCCTTACAGACCCACCATTAAGgttctacccttggaagacaatcatactcagccacgaaTGATCGCCTATAGTACTATGTGACTTTGTTTGGTGCATGCACTGTATGGATGTTGAAACATTAAGTtgaaaatgttacatttttggTTGAGGAGAACCCGTGTGCATTGTGAACAAGACAATCACAAATACCTGCCACAATGAGACAGTATGATGCAGTGGTTTGGATACTGGACTCAGCTTTGGAGACCAGGATCCAAATTCCCCACTTAATAATGGAAACTGATTGGGTTGCCTTGAGTGAGTCACACACATTTAGCCCCAGAAAATTCTATGATATTTTTGAGTTAGTATAAGTCAGAGTTAGTACagtataagtcagaaatgatttgaaggtacacagcaaAAGAACCTCCATAATCTCCAGTCAGCAGAAACACTGGGCTGGGTAGTCGAGGGATTTTGTGAgtccaaaaatgtaatgtttttcaaACTCTGAGCACAAGATGCTTCAACCACACCTCTCAAAACTCAGAGGATGTTATTTTTTGCAAGCCCAAGCCCAACTCATATACTGGCAAGTATGAACTGTCCTGGTCAAAGGTACTTTATGACTCCAGTTGAACTGAAATTCTGTTACTCAGTTCTGTTATGCATGTTATTGCATGTTAGGAAAAAACACATGAAATGATAAAgagttaattaattttttttatttttatgtttaatatctttctctttttacccttctttctttAATAACTGTACGAAGCTCTAGACCAGgcctgtggatctccaggtgcttgggacttcagcttccagaaccCTCAGCCAGTGTgtccaatagtcaggaattctgggagggcTGGAAGTTGTGTAGGCCTGTCCTTGACTATCAATGGAGAATGGAAGGTTCTCCAGTGTAATCTCTGGAATGCTGGTGATATCCGTCATGTAGATATACTGCTAAGATGTTAATAAAAACTTGCCTCAAAAATACAGGCATGAGAATTTTAATTTTTAGTATACATTTTGCAGCATGAGAATTTTAATTTTTAGTATACATTTTGCAGCatgaaaattttaattttttagtatacaattttctgttttgttctgtGAATTCCTTTCAATCCAACATATGGAAGAAAAGAACAATATGCATTCTAAACCAAGAGCATTTGCAAGAAATTGCTGAAATAATTAGCACAGAGGAAAGTGTGGGCTGATAAGATGACTCTACCAACCCTAAGAAGGGTTAGGAGGCACGCATTTTCAAGTTCTGTTGTCAAGGCCTTGATTCAGTTAAACTTAAATGAAAGACTATTTGGCAAAGCTATATATAAACTGGAATGTCTGTGTTAGTAATGGACAGTGGATTACTAAGGGTAGACTCcatcattctttaaaaaaaaaaccaaacaaacttaATGTCTCGAATCTTAGGGCTATATAATATCAAAGAtgaagcaagcttgctttctgttaCTCCAgagactagagcaggggtcctcaaactttttaaacagggccaggtcacagtctctcaaattgTTGGAAGTccggattagaatttgaaaaaaaaaatgaatgaatttctatgcacattgcacatatcttatttgtagtgcaaataacatttaaaaacaatacaataattaaaatgaagaccaattttaacaaatataaacttaatagtatttcaatgggaagtgtgggccttctattggctgatgagataggattgttgtttgtgctttcaagtcatttcagacttaggctgaccctgagcgagggccagataaatgaccttggagggccgcattcggccctcgagctttagtttgaggacccctggactagagcaTGGAACAATGAATTAAAAGtacaggaaagcctttgacaatacatgggaaaataaacattaggaagaacatcctgattgtaagagctgtttgacagtgaaatacaTTGCTTAAGAGTATGgctgagtttccttctctggagatttttaagcaggggctggatagcTATATATCAGGATTGTTTTGATGGTGAGTTTCTGCAGGGCAGAGGACTGTTCTGGATGGTCCTTGGATGCAGCCTCTTTTATCTGCATGATGCTATGAAAGTAAGCGTGAAAATGCATGGGCAATGGGTATACTATCTCAAAATCTAAGTACGAGATCATCTGTTCTAAGAATGTCCTGCACAGAAAAAATACTCCTTTCCTTTTTGCTACAAGCAGATTAAATTAAGCAAATAAGCAAGTAATATGGCTAAGTGATTTAAGTAATGgttatttttttactttctttgAGCAAAAATTGGACATAAGCTCGAGTATGCAGGACTCAGAGCTCAGTCTCATGTTTGGCTCAAGTTATCTGGGATCTTGAGAAGGAAttcagttctttctctcacctgtGTAGTAGAGGTACCTGGCCCATTCATTGTTGTTTGCTTGCTCAGGGAACACTGACTTGGAAACCAGCTTTTCTGCCTGGTCATAGAGGTCATAGTGAAGGTAGTTTCTCAGCAGAAGATTCAGGAGAGTAGCCTGTCCATCCGCATCATGCCGAAGCGTTGCTGTCCTTAAGCGAGCATGAAGGAAACTttgaaaagagaaggaatgaaaataGACTGTGTCAGCAAGAAGGGTTGGAAAAAACAATACTGCAGAGGAAAGAACAAGGTTATGGCAACTCCTGGATATTGCCAGACCTACCTCCTAACCACATCTAGCTTGTTCAAGAACTCATAGATGCGTGCATGGTAATAGTAACATTTTGCCACCACCAGGTCAAGGGCGCGGCGGTTCTGAAGACTTGTCTTCTGCATCAGATCATCCGAAACCTTCTGGGCCTAGAAGGAGGAGAGAATGAGATTTCATGCTATGACCTTGCAAGTACTGATATGCCGGAGACCTCTTACTGGGTACTTTGACTTTCTTCCTCATCTACATAAAGTTCACCATGAATAGCGCCCTCACAGATAGAAGCAAGCCAGGCTGCCAAAATTGTTCAATTATGTCCAGGGTAACTCATACTAGTTCACTGTAACAGATGAACTTAAGAGATCCCTCAACCTGGAACTGGATATAAGGGGAACATCAGTTTTAACTGTCCACAAACTGTGTGCATATGGGAGTTATGAATATTTGGAAACACGGAATTTAGTGGAAAGATTTGGGGCCACAAGTGCATTCAGAGGCCTGGAACCAACGTCAAAAGTCACTTTGTataaaagtaaaggcttcccttgacattaagtctagtcatgtctgactcttgggggcggtgctcatctccatttctaagctgacgagccggcgttgtccgtagacacctcctacgTCATGAGGTCAgcatgaagcggtacctattgatctactcatatttgcatgtttttgaactgctatggtagtagaagctggggctaacagcgggagctcaccccactccctggattcgaatagctgaccttttggtcagcaagttcagcagctcagcgatttaacccactgtgcccatTTGCATAAAACTTCATTATTTTATGAGTTTAAAGCTGCCCACTTCCTTCGAAACGTATTTCTATCTACAAAGTACATAGTTGTATATATTCACCTCTTACACCTGTTATTAGCCCAGGAGTGCACAAAACATGAAGTAGTGCATGAAGACGCTATGGCTATAGAAGTATGACCCTATTGCTCCCAGTGCcaaaaatataccctttctccaAAATGTCCACAACATGTGTTTTGTGGTGTTTAGCCAACAAGGGCTAAATAATCTCTCGTTTTTTACAAAAGAACTCTCTGGGCTAATAATGGCTTCTGGAGaacatttttttgttttccttgggAGCCAATGTGACCTCTTAAGCCCTTAAAGTCATCCATTCCTATCTTAGCAAATCTTAATCTACAATTCTGAGTTGGGTTTGTACAGAGAGGGAAGTAATTTGCCAGGTTTTTTCCGTCTTCCTCTACCATCAGCTGGGAGCTGAGAAGGGTGTGTTACCTCTTGATAGCGCTTGCTATTCATCAGATAGATGACCAGGAGCAGCTGGAGATAGGCTTCTACCTCTGGCAGAAGAGGAGTGGAAGCTGCTTTGCCTGTGCGGGGCCGGAACTGCAAGTCAGCTTCTGTGTCCATAGGCTACAAAAAGGTAGGAGAGATGTGATTAGGTCAAAGAGAGGCTGTGATCTGGTCAAGGAAAGGCTTTGATCCTTGCCTCTCCACTTCTTACCAATTCCTCACCAAGTCTTACAAAAGGCTTCACATTGAGCCTCTGGAGAGCCTATGCTGCCCACCTATTACAATTCAAGTTAGTAAGGTATGATATAAAATACTGGGAAGTATGGCAGTGCTCCTCAAAGATTCAAGGTCTCCAAAGAGCAGCCTTAGAGGCCAAAATAAGTATTTTATGAAATGTTAAACCAGCCTCTGTGAGATTTCCCAGCCACCCCATAAATCCCTCCTGGACTCACCTCTTCCAGGAAGCTGATAAGGAAGTCCCGTACAGCACTGTTAGATGTGAAAAAGCCATTGGTGGCCTTCTGGAGCACATTGGGGTTGAGGCGGCGGGAAGTGGATGGCAAAGCTCTCAGGGCACGCAGGACATAGCGTGGTTCCTTCCCAGATACAGCTTTCTCCAGCTGCTTGACGTGTTCCTTGATGTCTGCAATGACCAAAAATAAGAGAAAGTTTAATGCAAACAGGCTGCACTATACTCCACGGTCATCGATGTGTCTGTCATTGGTTGGGGCAACTAAACATTGCAAGGCAGcttgaacaacaacattaaagtTAAATTAAACGAAAACCACAAATCTAACCCTGATTGATGCAAACCTTATGCAAGAAATCTCGAGACTTTAAGACAACACATCCAAAGCTCTCTGAGCAATGACAAGTTCGTTCAATATTTCAATTGACATTTCATTTGTGGTATGGGTTCAATTAGTGTGAGCATGTATTAAGAATGCAAATAGTTACTTTCATAATTAGAATGCAGATTTCTGATAACCACTAAAAAGTTTGTACAGTAATGTAATAAAGTCTGTGTTGTAATGTTCACCCTCTTTCTGTTCTAGGTGTCATGACATCACTGTTTGAACTGCAGTACAGGTAGGTCAATGATGAGAAAAGAATAAAGTAAAGTGGAACATAGACATTAGCACTGGGCCTTCCTGAGATGAGATGTTACAGAAAGCACCTTGTCCTGTAGAAAAAACAGCGCACTGTGAAATGGTCATTTAGAGACCAGCTTGAATTACTAAGCAGATTTTTGCAACATATTTAAGAGCATTTAAATTATCGTCATTCAGTTTGCTTATCGTTTCTACACTCTTTAATActattattcctttccacctaactcaaTGGAAGGTGTTATTGGTTCTAAACTGGTACttgtcatcagtgatggactgtatgatggctaacaagctgaagcttaattcCGATAATACAATGTTCTTTGCAAATTTTCCATTTCAACCatctttaataatttaataataatttgtattaataataatttatattccatGACATAAACATACATTATCCTTTAAGGAACCCCAGGTTTTCTatgttatatttcagaagaaagcatTGGCAAACTGCTGCCAGATATTCTTTGGTTATGAATAtgctatgaatgaatgaatggtttattgtaccagtcataggccatgacatcaaataatatacaacttttaaaagtaaaataagcactttccattacaaacattaaaactttttctatatactggctctttaaaattacagtagcagtgacatgataacaataacaatgtctgatttgtattatcccaaactatctccatttccttttctagtctctgctgtggactttactaatttAGCTCAGATTTTTTGGGCCATCTATGAAATAAGTTGACTTGCTATAATTTGATGTGTATGCTTTGAAGATGACTTCAAGACATAAACATACATTCATTTTTGATGAGGACTTTGTTTACACTATTAGATTTCTCTCTTCGTAATACTCTTCTGTGGCCTATTTGTAGCCTatgctattttaaaataaaagtatgCTGCTAGAGGATTTTCATAACAAAAGCCAAACAACAAACAGTACTTaaaaagtgttgtcgaaggctttcatggctggaatcactgagttacatggctgtatggccatgttccagaagcattctcctggaaacatcaggagagaatgcttctggaacatgaccatacagcccggaaaactcacagcaacccagtatttaAAAGAATAGAATAAAACTAGTTTTATAATTAGATGCCATGCTACAAGGCTTGCTTTTGCAAACAAAGTCTCTTCCTCTTTGGTGTTTGAATGTATTTCAAATTTCAAACACAAACATTTTGTATTGAAATTGCAAGTTCAGCATTCCTTATTTggaattcaaaatactccaaaactgtTCAcatgtgctttaaatgcaatgttcctgcttcttggcagaaggtcgGACTGAATGgctcaggtctcttccaactctatgattctatgtgtgtctGAGATAGTATTACTATTGCTTTATAGTAATTCATTgggcacaaactttgttttatgcacattattacaattaaatatattgtttgaaaaattatcttcaggcttaTGTATATAAGATGTAGATGGAACataatgaatgtcatgtttaggtGGATGTCCCATCTTCAAGATGTATATGCCTGTattcaaaaattcaaaataatagtaataaaaaataaataaacatcccaaacacttctggtcccaagcatttgggGCAAGGGAAATGTAATCTGTGAAACAGCTCTGGAGAGTCTTCTTAGGAAAGGAACCCTAATACTGCAGTATTATACGATGAGGGTCCCTTTTACAAGTCTGTGAGTTGAAGTGCTAGAGCTCCCTGACTGAAAATCCAAAATACCtaatcaaattacaaatcccaggattataaAGTGGATTTAAAATGTaatgcctcatctacactgccatataacccagtttctgaatccagattatctgctttgaactggattttatgagtctacactgccatataattcagttcaaagaagataaatgtggattcagaaactggattatatggtagtgtagatggtgCCTGAGAGGAATGGTCTTACCTTGTTCCCTCTGCTGCAACCTCAGGGAGAGATGGTATCTAGAACAGGGTGTCATCTATTGATCTTAAAATATATGCTGAACCCATTCTTTCTCTCAGAGGCTCAAATTGATGGCTTTGCTTATTACTTCACACATGTAAGCGACAGAAACAGGCAAAAATACACCAAGAtactagtccaaccctatttacCCAGCGTttatttcaaaatgaaatatGATCCAGCCATTCAGAATGATGCCTCCTATAAACGACAGTTCAAGGAAACATCAACACATTCCACATATGTACAGAGATTTCGAAACACTGTACACATATACATCATCTTGATTGGCTGAAGTTTTCCAGTATCAAGCATTTTATAGTCTCCAATTTACACATTTGCTGGAAATATACAATGCTGTATCAGTTACTCCACTGTAACTCTAACATGCAGCCGTTGTCCTTCCTGAGTTTCTCAATCATGTCCTCGAATGGCTTTTTGGCCAAGACCAGACAACTGCCTCTATCTTTCCTTAGCCTCAAATGTTACAGGGCAGAAGATGGCTCTTGACCTGTGTCTCCCAAATGTTGGTATTCCAGATCTTTTGGACccaagctcccagaattcctgacatttGGGGTTTCTGGGATATGAAGTCCAAGGAtgtatctacaccagtgtttctcaaactctgctcctccagatgttttgggcttcagctcccacaattcctaacagctggaaaaccgGCTTAgatttatgggagctgaagtctaaaacatctcgAGGTTTGGgtgaccacatccccttgtatgaacctgcctagGCCCTGAAATCTTCAggtgaggcccttctctcagtcccacctccatctcaagctcggttggtgggaataaGAAAGCAGGCCCTCCTTCTCGGTGGATGCCCCTCCACTCTGGATGCCCCTCCACTCTGGCCCCCTCGCTGCTGTATTTAAGGCGGTTGACTAAAACCTTTGTATTcggacaggcttttaaagatggtgTTTAAAATCAATTGAGGGCgtgctgtggttttaactttgaatgtgtttgaatggtttttaactgggaattttaaaagactatttatgtttaatcctgttttaatgttcatatatttgtatattttaaatggtaactattattatatttatttataacccgctttatctcccctgaaggggatGCAAAGcgacttaacataaaagcatcagcataaccatgtaaaatatatgaacattaaacCAGGATTAAGTAtgccaatgcttttatgttaagccactatggagtcccctttgggggagataaagcggggtataggttgttgttgttgttgttgttgttgttgttattatatggagccaaatgtgctgcagtttaataaactttatcaatgtttttaatgatagaagcaattagaaaattatatttataacccaggaacaaaaatggtgttacatagtgtcatTGACTGGCATccctcccttatttatttatttgtattctgcattatctctccataaggagactcaaagtggctcacaattaaaaacattacaatacaacttaaaatatgcaa containing:
- the PSMD3 gene encoding 26S proteasome non-ATPase regulatory subunit 3, translated to MKQEGGSRRRAGQEKAKPPPAEPPQPPPPPADVEMHEEASAAPSEPASAEKSQRELDAVTLEDIKEHVKQLEKAVSGKEPRYVLRALRALPSTSRRLNPNVLQKATNGFFTSNSAVRDFLISFLEEPMDTEADLQFRPRTGKAASTPLLPEVEAYLQLLLVIYLMNSKRYQEAQKVSDDLMQKTSLQNRRALDLVVAKCYYYHARIYEFLNKLDVVRSFLHARLRTATLRHDADGQATLLNLLLRNYLHYDLYDQAEKLVSKSVFPEQANNNEWARYLYYTGRIKAIQLEYSEARRTMTNALRKAPQHTAVGFKQTVHKLLIVVELLLGEIPDRLQFRQPSLKRSLMPYFLLTQAVRTGNLAKFNQVLDQFSDKFQADGTYTLIIRLRHNVIKTGVRMISLSYSRISLADIAQKLQLDSPEDAEFIVAKAIRDGVIEASINHEKGYIQSKEMTDIYSTREPQLAFHQRISFCLDIHNMSVKAMRFPPKSYNKDLESAEERREREQQDLEFAKEMAEDDDDGFP